The proteins below come from a single Tsuneonella deserti genomic window:
- the pal gene encoding peptidoglycan-associated lipoprotein Pal, whose product MNRHIVIAALLAGTAALGACKKEPPASLPPEPTPTSTSSGDMGNETGAAVLGSQQHFVNAVNGQNVIYFDTDQYNVDSADAAALQTQAAYLTQYPQISITVEGHADERGTREYNLALGERRANAAKNYLVSLGVAASRISTVSYGKERPVALGSNEAAWAQNRRAVSVVVN is encoded by the coding sequence ATGAACCGCCACATCGTCATCGCCGCGCTGCTTGCAGGCACGGCCGCGCTGGGCGCCTGCAAGAAGGAGCCGCCGGCTTCGCTCCCGCCCGAACCGACGCCGACGTCAACCAGCTCTGGCGATATGGGCAACGAGACCGGCGCGGCGGTGCTTGGCAGCCAGCAGCACTTCGTGAACGCCGTGAACGGCCAGAACGTGATCTACTTCGATACCGACCAGTACAACGTGGACAGCGCCGACGCCGCCGCGCTGCAGACGCAGGCGGCCTATCTGACCCAGTACCCGCAGATTTCGATCACCGTCGAAGGGCATGCCGACGAACGCGGGACGCGCGAATACAATCTCGCGCTGGGCGAGCGGCGCGCGAACGCCGCGAAGAACTACCTGGTCAGCCTTGGGGTGGCAGCAAGCCGCATTAGTACCGTGAGCTATGGCAAGGAACGCCCTGTTGCGCTCGGTTCGAACGAGGCCGCGTGGGCGCAGAACCGCCGCGCCGTGTCAGTCGTCGTCAACTAG
- a CDS encoding ExbD/TolR family protein — protein MAMGLHAKRRGRRGRAPMAEINVTPLVDVMLVLLIIFMVTAPLLTAGVPIELPDSRANAIDQDPKQVTISIDRKGYIFIDKEQVPIGGFPDALARLGQGGGEPPVVTLRADKSLDYGRVMAVMGELNRGGFNSISLVTNSSVSAP, from the coding sequence ATGGCGATGGGCCTGCATGCGAAGCGTCGCGGACGGCGCGGCCGGGCGCCGATGGCGGAAATAAACGTCACGCCGCTGGTCGACGTCATGCTGGTGCTGCTGATCATCTTCATGGTCACCGCGCCGCTGCTCACCGCGGGCGTCCCGATCGAACTTCCGGACAGCCGGGCGAATGCGATCGACCAGGATCCCAAGCAGGTGACGATCTCGATCGACCGCAAGGGCTACATCTTCATCGACAAGGAGCAGGTGCCGATCGGCGGGTTTCCGGATGCACTCGCGCGGCTCGGGCAGGGCGGGGGAGAGCCACCTGTCGTGACGCTCCGCGCTGACAAGTCGCTCGATTACGGGCGGGTGATGGCGGTGATGGGCGAGCTGAACCGTGGCGGGTTCAACTCGATCTCGCTGGTCACCAACAGTTCAGTCTCGGCGCCATAG
- a CDS encoding glycosidase: MTQFAVDRLVLTPDDIDLSRSPLAGHLDAETYVLGAFNPALTRLPNGNLLMMVRIAEALREPIREGNVHAIRWDGDGGGRFVLDPWPLQFANTADPRKFELTGYGWKVMALTSLSWLLPVELSPDGLTRIAIHYDKAIAPQGSYQCYGVEDARISLVNGKYLMTTCSVSPERHSTTLYTSNEALDWHFEGIVLDHQNKDMLIFEGLIGDRYWAQTRPLGALFFAYPPGSPWHAGPSINHATSPDALHWKPHIEPAIRPHAGTAATARIGGGTPPILTEVAGKRGWLTLWHGVEPKEIVGIYRTYWSLLDPQQPWKVLATSHPPLLEASPELTVPLEDQMYVRDVVFTTGIVEEADHFIVASGEADLACRITHIPKDAFVPTPE; the protein is encoded by the coding sequence ATGACTCAGTTCGCCGTTGATCGCCTCGTCCTCACCCCGGACGACATCGACCTTTCACGCTCGCCGCTCGCCGGGCATCTGGATGCCGAAACCTACGTCCTCGGCGCGTTCAATCCGGCGCTTACCCGGCTGCCGAACGGCAATCTCCTGATGATGGTGCGGATCGCGGAAGCCCTCCGCGAGCCGATCAGGGAGGGCAATGTCCATGCCATCCGTTGGGACGGCGACGGCGGGGGGCGCTTCGTGCTCGATCCCTGGCCGCTCCAGTTTGCCAATACCGCCGACCCGCGCAAGTTCGAGCTGACTGGTTATGGCTGGAAGGTCATGGCGTTGACTTCGCTGTCGTGGCTCCTGCCGGTCGAGCTGAGCCCCGATGGGCTGACCCGGATTGCGATCCACTACGACAAGGCGATCGCGCCGCAGGGCAGCTACCAGTGCTACGGGGTGGAGGACGCGCGGATCAGCCTGGTGAACGGCAAATACCTGATGACCACCTGTTCGGTCAGCCCCGAACGTCATTCCACTACGCTATACACGTCGAATGAAGCGCTTGATTGGCACTTCGAAGGCATCGTCCTCGATCACCAGAACAAGGACATGCTGATCTTCGAAGGGCTTATCGGCGATCGCTACTGGGCCCAGACCCGCCCGCTTGGCGCGCTCTTTTTCGCCTATCCCCCGGGCAGTCCGTGGCACGCCGGGCCCTCGATCAACCACGCCACCAGCCCGGATGCGCTGCACTGGAAGCCGCATATCGAACCCGCGATCCGCCCTCACGCAGGCACTGCCGCCACCGCTCGCATAGGCGGCGGCACGCCTCCCATACTGACCGAAGTGGCAGGGAAACGCGGTTGGCTGACCTTGTGGCACGGGGTGGAGCCGAAGGAGATCGTGGGCATCTACCGCACCTATTGGTCACTGCTCGACCCCCAGCAGCCATGGAAGGTGCTTGCGACCAGCCATCCTCCCCTGCTCGAGGCATCGCCCGAACTGACGGTTCCGCTCGAAGACCAGATGTATGTCCGTGACGTGGTGTTCACTACCGGCATCGTCGAGGAGGCCGATCATTTCATAGTCGCAAGCGGCGAAGCGGACCTGGCTTGCCGGATAACCCATATTCCGAAGGACGCGTTCGTACCGACGCCTGAATGA
- a CDS encoding phosphoribosyl-ATP diphosphatase: MDTLLRLEHTIAARLASGEPGSSYVAQLHARGLPVIARKLGEEAVEAIVAALGPERGDLVGEAADVLFHLLVLLAAKDVPLAEVLAELDRREGTSGLDEKASRSA, encoded by the coding sequence ATGGACACTCTCTTGCGCCTCGAGCACACGATCGCCGCCCGCCTCGCTTCGGGTGAGCCTGGCTCGAGCTATGTCGCGCAGCTTCACGCGCGCGGCCTTCCCGTAATTGCCCGAAAGCTGGGCGAGGAAGCCGTGGAGGCGATCGTTGCCGCGCTCGGGCCGGAACGCGGCGATCTCGTCGGGGAAGCTGCCGACGTCCTGTTCCACCTGCTCGTCCTGCTTGCCGCGAAGGACGTGCCCCTCGCCGAAGTGCTTGCCGAGCTCGATCGCCGCGAAGGCACCTCGGGCCTCGACGAGAAAGCCAGCCGGAGCGCCTGA
- the tolB gene encoding Tol-Pal system beta propeller repeat protein TolB: protein MKKTFAALLMLTVSLPVAAQDLGQKPPSDTPVEVTEEEGLSGSVSFEGNLEDLGIAIPSFATDRDAPTPANSGGTAALGRELAQVVYNDLKNNGLFKPVGPSALPQPSFGEITAPAWGIWSGRSAEMLVEGYVRAGADGRLTVGCYLYDVQLQKELARAGWVVPPADWRRAAHKCADLVYSRLSGESPFFDSRIAYIAETGPKGNRVKRLAIMDSDGANHRFITNGRATALTPRYSPDYRKLMYLSYVDKNPRIYVYDIGTGRQTLVTQSTNPTFAPRWSPDGKWVLYSMAVAGNTDIYRVSAQGGQSVRLTDTPGIDIGGSYSPDGRQIVFESDRSGSQQCYVMNADGSNQRRISFGGGRCATPEWSPRGDQIAFTNASSFNISVMNPSGGGVRTLTHGWQDEAPTWAPNGRVIQFFRTERNTGKTALYQVDLTGRNERRLATPVDGSDPAWGPILP, encoded by the coding sequence ATGAAGAAGACATTCGCCGCTCTCCTGATGCTGACTGTATCCCTGCCTGTGGCCGCGCAGGACCTGGGCCAGAAACCGCCGAGCGATACGCCGGTGGAAGTGACCGAGGAGGAGGGGCTCTCCGGCTCGGTGAGCTTCGAGGGCAACCTCGAAGACCTCGGCATCGCGATCCCGTCGTTCGCCACGGACCGCGATGCGCCGACCCCAGCCAATTCCGGCGGCACCGCTGCCCTGGGACGCGAGCTGGCCCAGGTCGTGTACAACGATCTGAAGAACAACGGGTTGTTCAAGCCGGTCGGCCCATCGGCACTGCCCCAGCCGAGCTTCGGGGAGATCACCGCACCCGCGTGGGGCATCTGGTCGGGCCGCAGCGCCGAAATGCTGGTCGAAGGCTACGTCCGCGCCGGGGCGGACGGCCGGTTGACGGTCGGCTGCTACCTGTACGACGTGCAACTTCAAAAGGAACTGGCCCGGGCCGGATGGGTCGTACCTCCGGCAGACTGGCGGCGCGCCGCTCACAAGTGCGCGGACCTGGTGTATTCGCGACTGTCCGGCGAAAGCCCGTTCTTCGACAGCCGGATCGCCTATATCGCCGAGACCGGACCCAAGGGGAACCGGGTCAAGCGGCTGGCGATCATGGATTCGGATGGGGCCAACCACCGCTTCATCACCAACGGCCGGGCGACCGCGCTCACGCCCCGGTATTCGCCGGACTACCGCAAGCTGATGTACCTTTCGTACGTGGACAAGAACCCGCGCATCTATGTCTACGACATCGGTACCGGGCGGCAGACACTTGTGACCCAATCCACCAATCCGACATTCGCGCCGCGCTGGTCGCCCGACGGAAAGTGGGTGCTCTATTCGATGGCGGTGGCGGGCAATACCGACATCTACCGCGTGTCGGCGCAGGGTGGGCAGAGTGTCCGCCTGACCGACACTCCCGGCATCGACATTGGTGGCTCCTATTCGCCCGATGGCAGGCAGATCGTGTTCGAAAGCGACCGTTCCGGCAGCCAGCAGTGCTATGTGATGAACGCCGACGGATCGAACCAGCGGCGGATCAGCTTCGGCGGTGGACGGTGCGCGACGCCGGAATGGAGCCCGCGCGGCGACCAGATCGCCTTCACCAACGCGAGCAGCTTCAACATTTCGGTCATGAACCCCTCTGGCGGTGGCGTCCGCACCCTGACGCATGGCTGGCAGGACGAAGCGCCCACCTGGGCGCCGAACGGGCGGGTCATCCAGTTCTTCCGCACCGAGCGGAATACGGGCAAGACAGCACTTTACCAGGTCGATCTGACCGGTCGAAACGAACGCCGCCTCGCGACTCCGGTCGATGGTTCGGACCCCGCCTGGGGACCGATCCTGCCATAA
- a CDS encoding J domain-containing protein: MTGARRSMDWGFPRWRSYGGAREAVEVRLCDRHGCDEPGNCPAPKSPNNPDRWHFCQRHAAEYNSKWDYFEGLDKEEAAERARTEQRDNAGYAESAHYGWAGSGDGSRSGDEMRALELLELEADADFAAVKKAWREKAKQVHPDVKPGDKAAAAEFQKFQVAYEVLRQAEERREWKG; encoded by the coding sequence ATGACAGGCGCTCGCCGATCGATGGACTGGGGCTTCCCGCGCTGGCGCAGCTACGGCGGTGCGCGAGAGGCGGTCGAGGTACGCTTGTGCGATCGCCATGGGTGTGACGAGCCGGGCAATTGTCCCGCGCCCAAGAGCCCGAACAACCCCGACCGTTGGCATTTTTGCCAGCGCCATGCGGCCGAATACAACAGCAAGTGGGATTATTTCGAGGGCCTCGACAAGGAGGAGGCGGCCGAGCGTGCGCGCACCGAACAGCGCGACAACGCCGGTTATGCAGAGTCGGCCCACTACGGCTGGGCCGGCAGCGGCGACGGCAGCCGCAGCGGCGATGAAATGCGCGCTCTCGAGCTTCTGGAACTGGAGGCCGACGCGGACTTTGCAGCCGTCAAGAAAGCGTGGCGCGAGAAAGCCAAGCAGGTGCACCCGGACGTGAAGCCCGGAGACAAGGCAGCCGCAGCCGAATTCCAGAAGTTCCAGGTCGCCTACGAGGTGTTGCGACAGGCCGAAGAGCGAAGAGAGTGGAAGGGGTAA
- the tolQ gene encoding protein TolQ, translated as MTQLEILAAAGAAPGRLNPVQLFLDADIVVQAVMIGLLLASVWTWMIIVSFSLRMGAVRRRCRDYEDDFWQAENFDALMKERGKKDIASARVAAAGMREWRHSTKGGRVIDRDGLRQRLAATMESQVSAEADELSNRLNFLATVGSVAPFVGLFGTVWGIMNSFFQIGQQQNSSLAVVAPGISEALFATAIGLFAAIPAVIAYNRFSHSVNGLEGRLQRFADRLHGSLSRELETL; from the coding sequence ATGACACAGCTTGAAATACTCGCCGCGGCCGGCGCAGCACCGGGCCGCCTCAATCCGGTTCAACTGTTCCTCGATGCCGACATCGTCGTCCAGGCAGTGATGATCGGCCTGTTATTGGCGAGCGTGTGGACCTGGATGATCATTGTCAGCTTCTCGCTGCGGATGGGCGCGGTGCGACGCCGCTGCCGTGATTACGAGGACGACTTCTGGCAGGCGGAAAACTTCGACGCGCTGATGAAGGAGCGCGGCAAGAAGGACATCGCCAGCGCCCGCGTCGCCGCCGCGGGAATGCGCGAATGGCGCCACTCGACCAAGGGCGGCCGGGTGATAGACCGCGACGGACTGCGCCAGCGCCTTGCTGCGACGATGGAGAGCCAGGTTTCGGCGGAGGCCGATGAACTGTCGAACCGCCTCAATTTCCTGGCCACGGTCGGCTCGGTGGCGCCCTTCGTGGGTCTGTTCGGCACCGTCTGGGGCATCATGAACAGCTTCTTCCAGATCGGGCAGCAGCAGAACTCCTCTCTGGCGGTGGTCGCGCCGGGCATCTCGGAAGCGCTGTTCGCCACCGCGATCGGCCTGTTCGCCGCGATCCCCGCGGTGATCGCCTACAACCGCTTCAGCCATTCGGTGAACGGCCTGGAGGGACGCTTGCAGCGCTTTGCCGATCGCCTGCACGGCAGCCTCAGCCGCGAGCTGGAGACCCTCTGA
- a CDS encoding YbgC/FadM family acyl-CoA thioesterase: MSEQPQPPGGVIDGPRHLFAVRAYYEDTDLSGIVYHANYLRWFERARSDLLRVLGIDQRAAVEAGEGAYAVADLHIRYARPARLDDAVLIETRCVELGAASVKIRQRATRDGELLAEQTARVGFIDPAGRPRRQPAAWRAAFAQFSESAE, from the coding sequence ATGAGCGAGCAGCCTCAACCTCCCGGCGGCGTGATCGACGGGCCGCGCCATTTGTTCGCGGTGCGCGCCTATTACGAAGACACGGATCTTTCGGGGATCGTCTATCATGCCAACTACCTGCGCTGGTTCGAACGGGCGCGGAGCGACCTCCTGCGCGTGCTCGGCATCGATCAGCGCGCAGCGGTTGAAGCCGGCGAGGGCGCCTACGCGGTGGCCGACCTGCATATCCGCTACGCCCGTCCAGCGCGGCTGGACGATGCGGTGCTTATCGAGACCCGCTGCGTCGAGCTTGGGGCGGCCAGCGTGAAGATCCGCCAGCGCGCAACCCGCGACGGCGAACTGCTCGCCGAGCAGACGGCCCGCGTCGGCTTCATCGATCCCGCCGGCCGTCCGCGCCGGCAGCCCGCCGCGTGGCGCGCGGCGTTTGCCCAATTTTCAGAAAGTGCCGAATGA
- the hisA gene encoding 1-(5-phosphoribosyl)-5-[(5-phosphoribosylamino)methylideneamino]imidazole-4-carboxamide isomerase, translating to MIVFPAIDLKSGQVVRLAEGDMARATVYGDDPVAQAMLFAEAGAEHLHVVDLDGSFAGRAENRSAVEAIVEAFPGHVQLGGGIRTAEAVVAWFELGVSRIVMGTAALKDPDFVRDMAAAFPGGIVVAVDARDGMVATEGWSEVSDMPAVDLARRFEDAGVASLLFTDIGRDGMLKGCNIDATVDLARRVDIPVIASGGVKGLDDIRMLALHASEGIEGVITGRALYDGRLDLATAIAIANKA from the coding sequence ATGATCGTCTTCCCAGCCATCGACTTGAAGTCCGGCCAGGTGGTCCGCCTTGCCGAAGGCGACATGGCGCGGGCCACCGTCTACGGTGACGATCCCGTCGCCCAGGCGATGCTCTTCGCGGAGGCCGGCGCCGAGCACCTGCACGTGGTCGACCTCGATGGTTCTTTTGCAGGCCGCGCCGAGAACCGTTCCGCGGTCGAGGCGATCGTCGAGGCTTTTCCCGGGCATGTGCAACTCGGCGGGGGCATTCGCACGGCCGAGGCGGTCGTCGCCTGGTTCGAGCTCGGCGTATCGCGCATCGTCATGGGCACCGCTGCGCTGAAGGATCCCGATTTCGTGCGCGATATGGCGGCCGCCTTTCCTGGCGGGATCGTGGTGGCGGTCGATGCCAGGGACGGCATGGTGGCGACCGAAGGCTGGTCCGAGGTTTCGGACATGCCTGCGGTCGATCTGGCGCGCCGGTTCGAGGACGCGGGCGTGGCTTCGCTGCTGTTTACAGACATCGGTCGTGACGGGATGCTCAAGGGGTGCAACATCGACGCCACGGTCGATCTCGCTCGGCGGGTGGACATTCCGGTCATCGCCAGCGGCGGGGTCAAGGGCCTCGACGACATCCGCATGCTCGCCTTGCACGCCAGCGAAGGGATCGAGGGTGTGATCACCGGCCGGGCGCTTTATGACGGGCGTCTCGATCTTGCCACCGCGATCGCGATAGCGAACAAGGCATGA
- a CDS encoding TonB C-terminal domain-containing protein, with protein sequence MVLADLRREERIGLGIALALHVALAAALLVQPANRKPLPPVEKMTVNLSTEVGLEATAPEPVPESAAAIAPTLAPEPAPPVEAAPQPEIARPVEAPRPVATTPPKPRPVPRATAAPRPRQTTSSSEPRRRPDAPASKTRSTPKPVAKPKPAGGSRIGADFLPGAGSSTTTRETRTPANQIGASAKASLFQAVARQLRPKWQPPSGPDVEELVTKVRFRLNPDGSLAGRPEIVRQSGINETNQPQAGRHGELAIRAVQLAAPFDLPEEYYEAWKVVTVDFDWKLSQ encoded by the coding sequence ATGGTTCTTGCCGATCTCCGCCGCGAAGAACGCATTGGCCTTGGCATCGCGCTGGCGCTGCACGTGGCGCTCGCCGCCGCGCTGCTGGTCCAGCCGGCAAACCGCAAGCCGCTGCCGCCGGTCGAGAAGATGACGGTCAATCTTTCGACCGAAGTCGGTCTCGAAGCGACGGCTCCGGAGCCTGTGCCGGAAAGCGCCGCCGCGATCGCGCCGACATTGGCTCCCGAGCCCGCGCCACCCGTCGAAGCCGCGCCGCAGCCTGAAATTGCCAGGCCCGTAGAGGCTCCACGCCCGGTCGCCACGACGCCGCCCAAACCCAGGCCCGTTCCGCGCGCTACCGCCGCCCCAAGGCCCAGACAAACGACGTCCTCGAGCGAACCCCGTCGCCGTCCGGATGCTCCGGCGAGCAAGACGCGTTCGACGCCGAAACCCGTCGCCAAGCCGAAGCCGGCCGGTGGAAGCCGGATCGGGGCGGACTTCCTGCCGGGCGCGGGGAGCAGTACCACCACCCGCGAAACGCGCACGCCCGCAAACCAGATCGGAGCCAGCGCCAAGGCGAGCCTGTTTCAGGCTGTAGCCCGCCAGCTGCGCCCCAAGTGGCAGCCGCCGAGCGGTCCTGACGTCGAGGAACTGGTGACCAAGGTGCGTTTCCGGCTCAATCCCGATGGCAGTCTTGCAGGTCGACCTGAGATCGTGCGGCAGAGCGGAATAAACGAGACGAACCAGCCGCAGGCAGGGCGTCACGGAGAGCTCGCCATCCGCGCTGTCCAACTTGCCGCGCCGTTCGATCTGCCGGAAGAATATTACGAGGCCTGGAAGGTCGTCACCGTCGATTTCGATTGGAAGCTATCGCAATGA
- a CDS encoding histidine triad nucleotide-binding protein, whose product MPIDPTQPYDDANIFAKILRGEIPANRVYEDEWTLAFHDIAPQAPVHILVVPKGNYVSWDDFSAKASDAEIAGFARAIGHVAREAGLVEAGYRVLYNIGRNGGQEVPHLHAHIFGGRPLGRMVG is encoded by the coding sequence ATGCCGATCGACCCGACGCAGCCTTACGACGACGCCAACATCTTCGCGAAAATCCTGCGGGGGGAAATCCCGGCGAACAGGGTGTACGAGGACGAATGGACCCTGGCGTTCCACGACATCGCACCGCAGGCGCCGGTCCACATTCTCGTTGTGCCGAAGGGTAATTATGTCAGCTGGGACGATTTCTCGGCCAAGGCATCCGACGCCGAGATTGCCGGTTTCGCGCGGGCGATCGGCCACGTGGCGCGTGAGGCCGGGCTGGTGGAGGCTGGATATCGGGTGCTCTACAACATCGGTCGCAACGGCGGTCAGGAGGTCCCTCACCTTCATGCGCACATCTTTGGCGGGCGGCCATTGGGACGGATGGTCGGCTGA
- a CDS encoding phytanoyl-CoA dioxygenase family protein: MEGVRSIARFAAADPAPANAALRSDGVVVLDGLLTSDTVDALREAVMRRHPEFADKALLTDFQNNGEGRFIAPVAISRAVYDSGVLHLPALMALAEGALGPDWVVDGFGMLMAFPGCTEQHHHRDGTELFPGTQLAKILPPFALTVLIPLVDVDSDNGATGFHLGTHRYPPPDSLPEPAMAPLPRGSLIAWNYETLHWGLPNRSDRPRPALYLTLCRPFWTDMTNFGGTARTRLMVDEDVVPLLDRRFARASGGGRWVHAGLGKVLRKVGEQPAG; encoded by the coding sequence GTGGAAGGGGTAAGGTCGATTGCCCGATTCGCGGCAGCCGATCCGGCCCCCGCGAACGCGGCTCTTCGCAGTGACGGGGTCGTCGTACTTGACGGGTTGCTGACCTCCGACACGGTCGATGCCCTGCGCGAAGCGGTGATGCGCCGGCACCCGGAATTTGCCGACAAGGCTCTGCTGACGGATTTCCAGAACAACGGCGAAGGGCGCTTCATCGCGCCGGTCGCAATCAGCCGTGCCGTCTACGACAGCGGAGTGCTCCATCTGCCGGCCTTGATGGCCTTGGCCGAAGGAGCGCTGGGTCCGGATTGGGTGGTCGATGGATTCGGCATGCTCATGGCGTTTCCGGGTTGTACCGAGCAGCATCATCATCGGGACGGGACCGAGCTTTTTCCCGGAACACAACTCGCCAAGATCCTGCCCCCTTTCGCTCTGACCGTGCTCATTCCACTTGTGGACGTCGATAGCGACAATGGCGCCACAGGCTTTCACCTGGGAACGCATCGCTATCCCCCGCCGGATTCCCTTCCCGAGCCAGCTATGGCCCCGCTGCCGCGGGGTTCCCTCATCGCGTGGAACTACGAGACGTTGCATTGGGGCCTTCCCAATCGCAGCGACCGTCCGCGACCCGCGCTCTATCTGACCCTGTGCCGTCCGTTCTGGACCGACATGACCAACTTTGGCGGCACCGCGCGCACCCGACTGATGGTCGACGAGGATGTCGTCCCGCTGCTCGACCGGCGCTTCGCGAGGGCGAGTGGCGGAGGAAGGTGGGTGCACGCCGGCCTTGGCAAGGTGCTGCGCAAGGTCGGCGAGCAGCCCGCTGGCTAG
- a CDS encoding PEP-CTERM sorting domain-containing protein, whose amino-acid sequence MKFAISLMLLGFATPALAAGAAVPEPSAMALFGLGVLGVIVGRRSARGKRD is encoded by the coding sequence GTGAAGTTCGCGATTTCCTTGATGTTGCTTGGTTTCGCCACCCCGGCGCTGGCGGCAGGGGCGGCGGTGCCCGAACCGTCGGCGATGGCGTTGTTCGGCCTGGGCGTGCTCGGGGTGATCGTGGGCAGGCGCAGCGCGCGCGGGAAGCGCGACTGA
- a CDS encoding SDR family oxidoreductase, which produces MAEADPKNLSDAHTEMPSLKGRKAVITGGTTGIGRATAVLLASEGVEIFTCGRDEQHLADGLERINEVGKGSGVALDLARREELDRFFDEAEKKLGSYDIAIMNAAIPIDALTEMSADDLRYAIATDFTAYLAGAHRAAQHMKDKGDLVLVGSVSAHELGGSGPVYAGIKAGIAGFAEALRKELGPKGIKVGFVEPALTGADFQYPDIPADKQREMINAEKMLRAEDIAVGVHFMLTQPRRAVVQQIVVSQRVSEEE; this is translated from the coding sequence ATGGCCGAAGCCGATCCGAAGAACCTTTCCGACGCCCACACCGAGATGCCCTCGCTGAAAGGGCGCAAGGCCGTCATCACCGGGGGAACCACCGGCATCGGCCGGGCAACCGCCGTCCTGCTGGCCAGTGAAGGCGTGGAAATCTTCACCTGCGGGCGTGACGAGCAGCACCTGGCCGACGGGCTCGAACGGATCAACGAAGTGGGCAAGGGCAGCGGCGTCGCGCTCGACCTTGCAAGGCGCGAGGAACTCGACCGGTTCTTCGACGAGGCCGAGAAGAAGCTCGGCAGCTACGACATCGCGATCATGAACGCGGCGATCCCGATCGACGCGCTGACCGAAATGAGCGCCGACGACCTCCGCTATGCCATCGCCACCGACTTCACCGCCTACCTCGCCGGCGCGCATCGCGCGGCCCAGCACATGAAGGACAAGGGCGACCTCGTGCTCGTCGGGTCGGTCAGCGCGCACGAGCTGGGCGGCAGCGGCCCCGTCTATGCCGGGATCAAGGCGGGCATCGCGGGATTTGCCGAAGCGCTGCGCAAGGAGCTTGGCCCCAAGGGCATCAAGGTCGGTTTCGTCGAACCCGCGCTGACCGGGGCTGACTTCCAGTACCCCGACATCCCGGCCGACAAGCAGCGTGAGATGATCAACGCGGAAAAGATGCTCCGTGCCGAGGACATCGCCGTCGGAGTCCATTTCATGCTCACCCAGCCCCGCCGGGCAGTGGTGCAGCAGATCGTGGTCTCGCAGCGGGTGTCCGAAGAAGAATGA
- the hisF gene encoding imidazole glycerol phosphate synthase subunit HisF, whose product MTVRIRVIPCLDVANGRVVKGVNFVDLKDAGDPVEQAKAYDAAGADELCFLDISATHEGRSTLLDVVRRTAEVCFMPLTVGGGVRSVEDARALLLAGADKIAVNSAAVERPELVAEIAARFGSQCVVASIDARRSGEGWEIFTHGGRRATGVDAVRHAIRLAELGAGELLVTSMDGDGTQAGYDLALIRTIADAVSVPVIASGGVGTLEHLVEGVTEGHASAVLAASIFHFGTHSVAEAHDALRAAGLAARA is encoded by the coding sequence ATGACCGTTCGCATCCGCGTCATACCCTGCCTCGATGTCGCCAACGGACGCGTGGTCAAAGGCGTGAATTTCGTCGACCTGAAGGACGCCGGAGACCCCGTCGAGCAGGCGAAAGCCTATGACGCCGCCGGAGCGGACGAGCTGTGCTTTCTCGATATCTCCGCCACTCACGAAGGACGCAGCACGCTGCTCGACGTGGTGCGGCGCACAGCCGAGGTCTGCTTCATGCCGCTCACCGTCGGCGGCGGCGTGCGTTCCGTCGAGGATGCACGGGCGTTACTGCTTGCCGGGGCGGACAAGATCGCGGTCAACTCCGCGGCCGTCGAACGGCCCGAGCTGGTGGCCGAGATCGCCGCCCGCTTCGGGAGCCAGTGCGTCGTCGCCTCGATCGATGCGCGGCGCAGCGGCGAAGGGTGGGAGATTTTCACTCATGGCGGCAGGAGAGCGACCGGGGTCGATGCCGTCCGGCATGCCATCAGGCTGGCGGAACTCGGGGCAGGCGAGCTGCTGGTCACGTCGATGGACGGAGACGGCACGCAGGCGGGGTATGACCTGGCGCTGATCCGCACGATCGCCGACGCGGTCAGCGTCCCCGTCATTGCCAGCGGCGGCGTGGGAACGCTGGAGCACCTCGTCGAGGGGGTAACCGAAGGCCATGCGAGCGCGGTGCTGGCCGCATCCATTTTCCACTTCGGCACACATTCCGTGGCGGAAGCGCACGATGCTTTGCGCGCCGCCGGGCTTGCAGCCCGCGCCTGA